Genomic window (Marinobacter panjinensis):
GGGACGCGTCTTCTGAACTGCCGGTCATCTGGGTGACGGCGGCGTCCATGGCGGTGAGCAGGCGGTCGATGGTGCCCTGAATCTGGTCGGTGGAATCCTGAACCCGCTGCGCCAGGTTGCGAACTTCGTCCGCCACCACGGCAAACCCCCGGCCCTGTTCCCCGGCCCGGGCCGCTTCAATGGCGGCGTTCAATGCCAGCAGGTTGGTCTGTTCGGCAATGCCCTTGATTTCGGCAACCGCGTGACTGATTTCGTGGCTGTTTTCGGCCAGCGCCTGAACACTGTTTGCCGATGTCTGGATGGCCGTTGCCAACTGACGGATGGAGTCCGCACTGCGGCTGACCCGCTCGCTGCCATCAACGGCGGTGTTTCTGGCTTCGTGGGACAGGGTCTTGGCAATACCGGCCTGTTCAGCAATGCCGGTAAAGCTCTGAAGCATGGCTTCGACGACCTCGGCGCTGCGGTCGGCGCCGGACTGCTGGCGGCTCAGGTCGTCCCTGCGGGCTTCCGCCGCGGTTGTCAGTGCCCGAACCTCATTGTGCAGGTGGTCGATCGCCTGTTTCATGCTTTTGACCACACCCATGGTGCGGTCCTGCATGGCGTTGAAGGCCTGGGCCATCTCCCCGATTTCGTCCGTGGAGTCAACGTGAGCCCGTTCGCTCAGATTGCCGGAAGCCTGAACCGAAACCATGGTCGTTTTCAGGCGGTACACGTGTCGTTCGATAAAGGAAATCAGCAGTTGCGAGCCGGCCATCTCCAGTACCATCAACACGGTGACCACCAGTGCGAAGCCTCCGGCGGTTTCGCTGAAAACGGCTGAGAAGGACTGGTCAGTCAGCCCGGCAATGGTGTTCATGGCGTAGAGCACCAGCAGGCAGAGCACCACGAACACAACAATATTGAGCAGCCAGAACTTGTATTTAAGCCGGGCATTTCTGAGCAGTTGTAGCATGGAGGTTCTCAGTCAACGGCTTTTACGGGGATTTGCTGTGCTTTAGATGAAGCGGGAACTTCCGGCACGGCAAGGCCAAGGTTGTTCTTCTCGAACACCCGGTCGGCTCGATAGCTCGAGCGCACCATGGGCCCTGAGGGCACTTCCATGAAGCCTTTCTCCAGGCCGATTTCACGGTAGCGGTTGAAGTCTTCCGGGGTAACGTACTTCTCGACCGGCAGGTGGTTCTGGGTGGGGCGCAGGTACTGGCCCAGGGTCAGGATATCCACACCGACGGCCAGCAGGTCGTCCATGGTCTCCAGTATTTCTTCCTCGGTTTCACCCAGACCCAGCATCAGGCTGGTCTTGGTAAGCACGTCCGGACGGTATTTCTTGGCATGGGCCAGCACGCTGAGGGTTTTTTCATAGCCGGCGCGCGGGTCCCGCACATGGGTGGTCAGGCGTTTCACGGTTTCCACATTCTGGGCAAAAACGTCCAGTCCGGAGTCCACTACCTTCTCGACGTGTTCCATCACCGCATCGAAATCCGGCGTCAGGGCTTCAACGGCTACGTGTGGTGTGCGTTGCTTGATGGCGGATACACACGCTGCGTAGTGGGCTGCGCCACCGTCGTCCAGGTCGTCCCGGTCCACTGAGGTGAGCACGATATAGCGCAGACCCATGAGTTCCACGGATTTGGCGGTGTTCTCCGGCTCTTCATGGTCCAGCCAGCCTTTGGGGTTACCGGTGTCGACGGCGCAGAAGCGGCATGCGCGGGTGCAGACGGAGCCCATAACCATGATGGTGGCGGTGCCGTTGGTCCAGCACTCACCGATGTTGGGGCAGTGGGATTCCTGGCACACCGTGCTCAGGCGGTGTTCGCTGACGTTCTTGCGAACGGACTCATAACGCTCGCCACCGGGCATACGGGCCCGCAACCAGGAGGGTTTGCGCTGGGTTCCTGTGTCGATAATGCCCGAACCCGACCGTTTGATTCCGTCCTTGATGGCGGAAAAACCATGTTCATTGCGGAACTTGGAACCACTGGTGACACGGGGTTTGGCGTTATCGCTCATTACAACTGGACTCTTTGCGGCTGACTCGGGGCTTGGCTGATCTTAAAGGGTAATCCGCACCCGCGAAGGATACAAGA
Coding sequences:
- the lipA gene encoding lipoyl synthase, which encodes MSDNAKPRVTSGSKFRNEHGFSAIKDGIKRSGSGIIDTGTQRKPSWLRARMPGGERYESVRKNVSEHRLSTVCQESHCPNIGECWTNGTATIMVMGSVCTRACRFCAVDTGNPKGWLDHEEPENTAKSVELMGLRYIVLTSVDRDDLDDGGAAHYAACVSAIKQRTPHVAVEALTPDFDAVMEHVEKVVDSGLDVFAQNVETVKRLTTHVRDPRAGYEKTLSVLAHAKKYRPDVLTKTSLMLGLGETEEEILETMDDLLAVGVDILTLGQYLRPTQNHLPVEKYVTPEDFNRYREIGLEKGFMEVPSGPMVRSSYRADRVFEKNNLGLAVPEVPASSKAQQIPVKAVD
- a CDS encoding methyl-accepting chemotaxis protein, with protein sequence MLQLLRNARLKYKFWLLNIVVFVVLCLLVLYAMNTIAGLTDQSFSAVFSETAGGFALVVTVLMVLEMAGSQLLISFIERHVYRLKTTMVSVQASGNLSERAHVDSTDEIGEMAQAFNAMQDRTMGVVKSMKQAIDHLHNEVRALTTAAEARRDDLSRQQSGADRSAEVVEAMLQSFTGIAEQAGIAKTLSHEARNTAVDGSERVSRSADSIRQLATAIQTSANSVQALAENSHEISHAVAEIKGIAEQTNLLALNAAIEAARAGEQGRGFAVVADEVRNLAQRVQDSTDQIQGTIDRLLTAMDAAVTQMTGSSEDASRCVDESEEARKSLDAINSVVSRIDETNQEIANVSADQTASTDQVLANVQSIRDTTESMVTQLTESADMSKRLKQLIDSLEEASNRVTVN